The proteins below are encoded in one region of Silene latifolia isolate original U9 population chromosome 2, ASM4854445v1, whole genome shotgun sequence:
- the LOC141642262 gene encoding sugar transport protein 10-like, whose translation MAGGGFTNSAPSGRKYEGGVTFFVIFTCFVGATGGLIFGYDIGISGGVTSMDIFLRRFFPSVYRKETAESSHESAYCKFDSHLLQLFTSSLYLAALVASFFASAITKTFGRKMSMFIGGLTFLIGSLLNGFAQNILMLIVGRVFLGIGVGFCNQSVPVYLSEMAPANLRGALNMCFQMATTIGILAANLINYGTSGIKGHLGWRLSLGLAAVPALMVTVGGLVLPDSPNSLIDRGKRQEARRMLQKIRGVDNVDEEFQDLVEASDESKKVDNSWKNIMLPKNRPQLIMAILIPSFQQLTGINVIMFYAPVLFKTLGFGNDAALMSSVITGGVNVLATLVSIFSVDKVGRRALFLQGGVQMFICQILTAIFIGKTYGTTGQGAFSKGNADLVVFLICAYVAAFAWSWGPLGWLVPSEIFPLETRSAGQAITVIFNMIFTFIIAQCFLTMLCYMKFGLFLFFSGFVVIMTIFIYFFLPETKNVPIEEMYGVWKAHWFWGKYIPDEVLGSYAKNIQLEKQ comes from the exons aTGGCAGGAGGAGGTTTTACTAATTCTGCACCGAGTGGACGGAAGTATGAAGGCGGAGTCACCTTCTTTGTTATATTCACATGTTTTGTTGGTGCCACTGGCGGTCTCATCTTTGGATATGACATTGGAATTTCAG GAGGAGTGACATCGATGGATATATTCTTGAGAAGGTTTTTTCCATCAGTGTATCGAAAAGAAACCGCAGAATCAAGCCATGAAAGTGCATACTGCAAATTTGATAGTCATCTCCTACAACTATTCACGTCATCGCTTTACCTTGCGGCCTTAGTGGCTTCATTCTTTGCTTCGGCCATTACTAAAACATTTGGTAGGAAGATGTCAATGTTCATCGGTGGACTTACTTTTCTTATCGGATCATTGCTCAATGGATTTGCACAAAATATACTTATGCTCATTGTTGGTCGCGTCTTCCTTGGTATTGGAGTTGGGTTTTGTAATCAG TCTGTACCAGTGTACCTCTCTGAAATGGCACCCGCAAATCTCAGGGGAGCTCTAAACATGTGTTTTCAAATGGCAACAACAATTGGTATTCTTGCAGCAAACTTAATCAATTACGGAACATCGGGCATCAAGGGTCATCTTGGATGGAGACTATCCTTAGGACTTGCCGCCGTTCCAGCCCTAATGGTGACCGTAGGAGGTCTAGTCCTTCCCGACTCACCAAACTCCTTGATCGACCGAGGCAAAAGACAAGAAGCAAGGAGAATGTTGCAGAAGATCAGAGGCGTTGACAATGTCGATGAAGAGTTTCAAGACCTTGTTGAGGCGAGTGACGAATCTAAGAAAGTTGATAACTCATGGAAGAATATTATGTTGCCTAAGAACCGACCTCAACTTATCATGGCAATTCTTATTCCTTCATTCCAACAATTGACTGGCATCAATGTTATTATGTTTTATGCACCGGTTCTTTTCAAGACTCTTGGATTCGGTAATGATGCTGCGCTTATGTCGTCCGTGATTACTGGAGGTGTTAACGTTCTTGCCACTCTAGTTTCCATTTTCTCTGTTGATAAGGTTGGAAGAAGGGCATTGTTCCTTCAAGGTGGTGTCCAGATGTTTATTTGCCAG ATTTTGACAGCAATTTTCATCGGTAAAACATATGGAACAACCGGACAAGGAGCATTTTCAAAGGGCAATGCCGATTTGGTAGTATTCCTAATATGTGCCTATGTTGCGGCCTTTGCGTGGTCATGGGGTCCCTTGGGTTGGTTAGTGCCTAGTGAAATCTTTCCTCTCGAGACTCGATCTGCCGGACAAGCCATTACCGTGATATTCAATATGATCTTTACATTCATCATCGCTCAATGTTTTCTCACAATGTTATGTTACATGAAGTTTGGACTATTCCTCTTCTTTAGTGGATTCGTCGTCATTATGACAATCTTCATTtacttcttcttgcccgagaccAAGAATGTTCCAATTGAAGAAATGTACGGCGTATGGAAGGCACATTGGTTCTGGGGCAAGTACATCCCTGACGAAGTCTTAGGCAGTTACGCAAAGAACATCCAATTAGAGAAGCAATGA